One window of the Eucalyptus grandis isolate ANBG69807.140 chromosome 6, ASM1654582v1, whole genome shotgun sequence genome contains the following:
- the LOC104448751 gene encoding uncharacterized protein LOC104448751 isoform X2, whose amino-acid sequence MALALAIENGGKHRRMDLLGNSSMLTFLRQMGQGSLELNQMERANSMDRHHSSTVRVPNLSQFHIKEISKGAQKLNQILRAWSNGANLDRYSIEIGKELLKGAMDLEESLRMLVNLEDASEFTTTPQRKNRLVLLDDDDDDDDEGDVIKSSEQKQLVLPPRFSFDDPARRSKRNQHVKAIQKPALPNLTYPAEATTFRHKEQTQSLLKSASHKRSISSGDNARNLTPLQEQVNLSNSSQTKSEKRKISNVIAKLMGLEEFPKNPDSRYTQEKDKSSKQTTNRKLLKKSTQGITGNVDPKSTDTPNLSVPSIRTTQPGKSLLTQDITNVVLGAEKRLAANSIRSELVSSTENLPWKETQKFNSETKKDRTNTDLFNQNSGDQKRKQEAERRRDVKMMRVQKGTDIRENKGQAYYDELYHMAPRTPRRKEFGPTLQEKLGYKESKIQMEKRNADVLSPVHPQKPQRDGIEQSFVLQRPEPPEEKQMRVEMKSPDMRSKGSEIVHKTSPKPVQEEVLSFQRKNSHLDQLKPQKFVPAEPIYDAQANKLPNQGRPQNRVPRRVKSELGKGRNNTMPVVEEKRIHEPAPRARKVTEPPKNKMPQKLNVVKKKSGALHNLVKPLPQASSREEAKQMRHARPDGSAETEQVKTNKSARGEHNVKSSTAEASLQWPTNAHELQKEAEQLAPAYTRNVDETPELEEARNFPYDLNQNVPSIILNDPHVSSGAFGRDEELMSATIISEPADGTTGATTYTHDLDESDDWDVSKSGILEKMTECEKRLKHILMKSQLFLNTAEALFKLDSPTAFLHVGDENSHVGDDDKLILDCGYEIMKRKGRKQELAVHPFMKISISFVRVETFDDLVQQLNQNFNQLKLHGRNGNPECEPEYYLPSMLELDVNVSDPDTNCMWDFGWNNAVFAFLEKDDVVRDVEKQVISGLIDEMTRDLLNA is encoded by the exons ATGGCTCTTGCTCTGGCCATTGAAAATGGAGGGAAGCACCGGAGGATGGATTTGTTGGGCAATAGTTCAATGCTCACTTTCTTGCGTCAGATGGGCCAGGGCTCTTTGGAACTCAACCAGATGGAAAGAGCAAACAGCATGGATCGGCACCATTCGTCGACCGTCCGAGTCCCGAACCTCTCTCAATTCCATATTAAAGAGATATCGAAGGGCGCACAGAAATTGAATCAGATCCTAAGAGCTTGGTCGAATGGAGCGAACTTGGATAGGTATTCAATAGAAATCGGAAAAGAGCTGTTGAAAGGGGCCATGGATTTGGAGGAGTCGCTGCGGATGCTAGTGAACTTGGAAGATGCTTCGGAATTCACGACCACACCACAGAGGAAGAACCGCTTAGTCCTGcttgacgatgatgatgacgatgacgacgaaGGAGATGTGATAAAGAGTAGTGAACAGAAGCAGCTTGTCCTGCCACCAAGGTTCTCCTTTGATGATCCGGCGAGACGCTCTAAAAGAAATCAACATGTTAAGGCCATTCAGAAGCCAGCATTGCCCAATTTGACTTATCCTGCAGAAGCTACAACTTTTCGCCACAAAGAGCAAACTCAATCTCTCCTCAAATCAGCTTCTCACAAGCGGTCAATCAGCAGTGGCGATAATGCCCGAAACCTCACCCCACTCCAGGAACAGGTGAATCTCTCCAATTCATCCCAAACGAAAtcggaaaagagaaaaatttccAATGTTATTGCTAAACTTATGGGGCTAGAAGAATTTCCGAAAAATCCTGATTCGAGATATACCCAAGAGAAAGATAAGAGCTCCAAGCAGACGACCAACAGAAAGCTCCTAAAGAAGTCGACACAAGGGATCACCGGGAATGTTGACCCAAAGAGTACAGACACTCCCAATCTTTCCGTGCCATCCATCAGAACGACACAGCCTGGGAAGAGCCTGTTGACTCAGGACATCACCAATGTAGTTCTGGGAGCAGAAAAGAGACTTGCCGCTAACAGCATCAGATCAGAGTTGGTCAGCTCGACTGAAAACCTTCCCTGGAAGGAAACTCAAAAGTTCAATAGTGAAACAAAGAAGGATCGAACAAACACTGACCTGTTCAATCAAAACAGCGGAGACCAGAAGCGTAAGCAGGAAGCAGAGAGGAGAAGAGATGTCAAAATGATGAGAGTACAAAAAGGCACAGACATCCGGGAAAACAAGGGACAGGCCTATTATGACGAGCTGTATCATATGGCGCCAAGAAcaccaagaagaaaagaattcgGACCAACCCTGCAAGAAAAGCTCGGGtacaaagaaagcaaaatacaaatggaaaagagaaatgCTGATGTGTTGTCCCCAGTTCATCCACAAAAGCCTCAAAGAGATGGTATTGAGCAATCTTTTGTGCTGCAGAGACCAGAGCCTCCTGAAGAAAAGCAAATGCGAGTAGAGATGAAGAGCCCGGACATGAGATCGAAAGGAAGCGAAATTGTCCACAAGACTTCACCAAAGCCTGTGCAAGAGGAAGTATTAAGCTTCCAGAGAAAGAATTCGCATCTGGACCAATTGAAACCTCAAAAGTTTGTTCCGGCAGAGCCTATTTATGATGCGCAGGCCAACAAGCTTCCCAACCAAGGTCGACCACAAAACCGTGTCCCGAGAAGGGTGAAATCTGAACTAGGAAAAGGGAGGAATAATACCATGCCGGTGGTCGAGGAGAAACGCATTCACGAACCAGCTCCGAGAGCAAGAAAGGTCACAGAACCACCGAAAAACAAGATGCCTCAGAAGCTGAATGtagtgaagaaaaaaagtggaGCCCTACATAACTTGGTGAAGCCACTCCCGCAAGCTTCCTCTAGAGAAGAGGCGAAGCAGATGAGGCATGCAAGACCGGACGGTTCGGCAGAAACCGAACAAGTGAAAACCAATAAATCTGCTCGTGGAGAGCACAATGTCAAATCTTCAACAGCCGAAGCAAGCCTCCAGTGGCCGACTAATGCACATGAACTCCAGAAAGAAGCTGAACAGCTAGCTCCTGCCTATACTCGCAACGTGGACGAAACCCCAGAGCTCGAGGAAGCACGAAACTTCCCGTACGACCTG AATCAAAATGTACCCTCTATAATCCTAAACGATCCACACGTCAGCTCAGGAGCGTTCGGCAGAGATGAAGAACTGATGTCTGCAACGATTATCTCAGAACCGGCAGATG GAACCACAGGAGCGACAACTTACACACATGATCTCGATGAATCGGATGACTGGGACGTTTCGAAGTCGGGAATTCTAGAAAAAATGACGGAATGCGAAAAGCGCCTCAAGCACATCCTGATGAAGAGTCAACTGTTCCTAAACACAGCCGAGGCACTTTTCAAGCTCGACAGCCCTACGGCCTTCCTACATGTTGGTGACGAGAACTCGCACGTAGGAGACGACGACAAGCTCATATTGGACTGTGGCTACGAGATAATGAAAAGGAAGGGGAGGAAGCAAGAGCTTGCCGTCCACCCCTTCATGAAGATCTCCATCTCCTTCGTGAGGGTGGAGACCTTCGACGATCTCGTCCAGCAGCtgaaccaaaacttcaaccagCTGAAACTGCACGGAAGGAACGGGAATCCCGAATGCGAACCTGAGTACTACCTCCCTAGCATGCTCGAGCTCGATGTCAACGTCAGCGATCCCGACACGAACTGCATGTGGGACTTCGGATGGAACAACGCCGTGTTCGCCTTCCTGGAAAAGGACGACGTGGTGAGAGACGTGGAGAAGCAGGTGATCAGCGGACTCATTGACGAGATGACGAGAGATCTTTTGAACGCCTGA
- the LOC104448751 gene encoding uncharacterized protein LOC104448751 isoform X1, whose protein sequence is MAKRSDFAQKLLDDLRLRKERLATSQSSSHSHYKAGDAYGYSRQTYQGLTQNRTGAPRSANAHNRSNGGQKSLYGGEASNQIVAFHRGQGSQQIGDISMALALAIENGGKHRRMDLLGNSSMLTFLRQMGQGSLELNQMERANSMDRHHSSTVRVPNLSQFHIKEISKGAQKLNQILRAWSNGANLDRYSIEIGKELLKGAMDLEESLRMLVNLEDASEFTTTPQRKNRLVLLDDDDDDDDEGDVIKSSEQKQLVLPPRFSFDDPARRSKRNQHVKAIQKPALPNLTYPAEATTFRHKEQTQSLLKSASHKRSISSGDNARNLTPLQEQVNLSNSSQTKSEKRKISNVIAKLMGLEEFPKNPDSRYTQEKDKSSKQTTNRKLLKKSTQGITGNVDPKSTDTPNLSVPSIRTTQPGKSLLTQDITNVVLGAEKRLAANSIRSELVSSTENLPWKETQKFNSETKKDRTNTDLFNQNSGDQKRKQEAERRRDVKMMRVQKGTDIRENKGQAYYDELYHMAPRTPRRKEFGPTLQEKLGYKESKIQMEKRNADVLSPVHPQKPQRDGIEQSFVLQRPEPPEEKQMRVEMKSPDMRSKGSEIVHKTSPKPVQEEVLSFQRKNSHLDQLKPQKFVPAEPIYDAQANKLPNQGRPQNRVPRRVKSELGKGRNNTMPVVEEKRIHEPAPRARKVTEPPKNKMPQKLNVVKKKSGALHNLVKPLPQASSREEAKQMRHARPDGSAETEQVKTNKSARGEHNVKSSTAEASLQWPTNAHELQKEAEQLAPAYTRNVDETPELEEARNFPYDLNQNVPSIILNDPHVSSGAFGRDEELMSATIISEPADGTTGATTYTHDLDESDDWDVSKSGILEKMTECEKRLKHILMKSQLFLNTAEALFKLDSPTAFLHVGDENSHVGDDDKLILDCGYEIMKRKGRKQELAVHPFMKISISFVRVETFDDLVQQLNQNFNQLKLHGRNGNPECEPEYYLPSMLELDVNVSDPDTNCMWDFGWNNAVFAFLEKDDVVRDVEKQVISGLIDEMTRDLLNA, encoded by the exons ATGCATATGGCTACTCTAGGCAAACATACCAAGGATTGACGCAGAATAGGACG GGCGCCCCAAGAAGTGCAAATGCTCACAATAGGTCTAACGGAGGCCAGAAATCACTCTACGGCGGAGAAGCTTCAAACCAGATAGTTGCGTTCCACAGAGGCCAGGGTTCGCAGCAAATAGGAGATATATCCATGGCTCTTGCTCTGGCCATTGAAAATGGAGGGAAGCACCGGAGGATGGATTTGTTGGGCAATAGTTCAATGCTCACTTTCTTGCGTCAGATGGGCCAGGGCTCTTTGGAACTCAACCAGATGGAAAGAGCAAACAGCATGGATCGGCACCATTCGTCGACCGTCCGAGTCCCGAACCTCTCTCAATTCCATATTAAAGAGATATCGAAGGGCGCACAGAAATTGAATCAGATCCTAAGAGCTTGGTCGAATGGAGCGAACTTGGATAGGTATTCAATAGAAATCGGAAAAGAGCTGTTGAAAGGGGCCATGGATTTGGAGGAGTCGCTGCGGATGCTAGTGAACTTGGAAGATGCTTCGGAATTCACGACCACACCACAGAGGAAGAACCGCTTAGTCCTGcttgacgatgatgatgacgatgacgacgaaGGAGATGTGATAAAGAGTAGTGAACAGAAGCAGCTTGTCCTGCCACCAAGGTTCTCCTTTGATGATCCGGCGAGACGCTCTAAAAGAAATCAACATGTTAAGGCCATTCAGAAGCCAGCATTGCCCAATTTGACTTATCCTGCAGAAGCTACAACTTTTCGCCACAAAGAGCAAACTCAATCTCTCCTCAAATCAGCTTCTCACAAGCGGTCAATCAGCAGTGGCGATAATGCCCGAAACCTCACCCCACTCCAGGAACAGGTGAATCTCTCCAATTCATCCCAAACGAAAtcggaaaagagaaaaatttccAATGTTATTGCTAAACTTATGGGGCTAGAAGAATTTCCGAAAAATCCTGATTCGAGATATACCCAAGAGAAAGATAAGAGCTCCAAGCAGACGACCAACAGAAAGCTCCTAAAGAAGTCGACACAAGGGATCACCGGGAATGTTGACCCAAAGAGTACAGACACTCCCAATCTTTCCGTGCCATCCATCAGAACGACACAGCCTGGGAAGAGCCTGTTGACTCAGGACATCACCAATGTAGTTCTGGGAGCAGAAAAGAGACTTGCCGCTAACAGCATCAGATCAGAGTTGGTCAGCTCGACTGAAAACCTTCCCTGGAAGGAAACTCAAAAGTTCAATAGTGAAACAAAGAAGGATCGAACAAACACTGACCTGTTCAATCAAAACAGCGGAGACCAGAAGCGTAAGCAGGAAGCAGAGAGGAGAAGAGATGTCAAAATGATGAGAGTACAAAAAGGCACAGACATCCGGGAAAACAAGGGACAGGCCTATTATGACGAGCTGTATCATATGGCGCCAAGAAcaccaagaagaaaagaattcgGACCAACCCTGCAAGAAAAGCTCGGGtacaaagaaagcaaaatacaaatggaaaagagaaatgCTGATGTGTTGTCCCCAGTTCATCCACAAAAGCCTCAAAGAGATGGTATTGAGCAATCTTTTGTGCTGCAGAGACCAGAGCCTCCTGAAGAAAAGCAAATGCGAGTAGAGATGAAGAGCCCGGACATGAGATCGAAAGGAAGCGAAATTGTCCACAAGACTTCACCAAAGCCTGTGCAAGAGGAAGTATTAAGCTTCCAGAGAAAGAATTCGCATCTGGACCAATTGAAACCTCAAAAGTTTGTTCCGGCAGAGCCTATTTATGATGCGCAGGCCAACAAGCTTCCCAACCAAGGTCGACCACAAAACCGTGTCCCGAGAAGGGTGAAATCTGAACTAGGAAAAGGGAGGAATAATACCATGCCGGTGGTCGAGGAGAAACGCATTCACGAACCAGCTCCGAGAGCAAGAAAGGTCACAGAACCACCGAAAAACAAGATGCCTCAGAAGCTGAATGtagtgaagaaaaaaagtggaGCCCTACATAACTTGGTGAAGCCACTCCCGCAAGCTTCCTCTAGAGAAGAGGCGAAGCAGATGAGGCATGCAAGACCGGACGGTTCGGCAGAAACCGAACAAGTGAAAACCAATAAATCTGCTCGTGGAGAGCACAATGTCAAATCTTCAACAGCCGAAGCAAGCCTCCAGTGGCCGACTAATGCACATGAACTCCAGAAAGAAGCTGAACAGCTAGCTCCTGCCTATACTCGCAACGTGGACGAAACCCCAGAGCTCGAGGAAGCACGAAACTTCCCGTACGACCTG AATCAAAATGTACCCTCTATAATCCTAAACGATCCACACGTCAGCTCAGGAGCGTTCGGCAGAGATGAAGAACTGATGTCTGCAACGATTATCTCAGAACCGGCAGATG GAACCACAGGAGCGACAACTTACACACATGATCTCGATGAATCGGATGACTGGGACGTTTCGAAGTCGGGAATTCTAGAAAAAATGACGGAATGCGAAAAGCGCCTCAAGCACATCCTGATGAAGAGTCAACTGTTCCTAAACACAGCCGAGGCACTTTTCAAGCTCGACAGCCCTACGGCCTTCCTACATGTTGGTGACGAGAACTCGCACGTAGGAGACGACGACAAGCTCATATTGGACTGTGGCTACGAGATAATGAAAAGGAAGGGGAGGAAGCAAGAGCTTGCCGTCCACCCCTTCATGAAGATCTCCATCTCCTTCGTGAGGGTGGAGACCTTCGACGATCTCGTCCAGCAGCtgaaccaaaacttcaaccagCTGAAACTGCACGGAAGGAACGGGAATCCCGAATGCGAACCTGAGTACTACCTCCCTAGCATGCTCGAGCTCGATGTCAACGTCAGCGATCCCGACACGAACTGCATGTGGGACTTCGGATGGAACAACGCCGTGTTCGCCTTCCTGGAAAAGGACGACGTGGTGAGAGACGTGGAGAAGCAGGTGATCAGCGGACTCATTGACGAGATGACGAGAGATCTTTTGAACGCCTGA